A stretch of the Balaenoptera musculus isolate JJ_BM4_2016_0621 chromosome 18, mBalMus1.pri.v3, whole genome shotgun sequence genome encodes the following:
- the TFDP1 gene encoding transcription factor Dp-1 isoform X2: MAKDAGLIEANGELKVFIDQNLSPGKGVVSLVAVHPSTVNTLGKQLLPKTFGQSNVNIAQQVVIGTPQRPAAPNTIVVGSPHTPNTHFVSQNQPSDPSPWSAGKRNRKGEKNGKGLRHFSMKVCEKVQRKGTTSYNEVADELVAEFSAADNHILPNESAYDQKNIRRRVYDALNVLMAMNIISKEKKEIRWIGLPTNSAQECQNLEVERQRRLERIKQKQSQLQELILQQIAFKNLVQRNRQAEQQASRPPPANSVIHLPFIIVNTSKKTVIDCSISNDKFEYLFNFDNTFEIHDDIEVLKRMGMACGLESGSCSADDLKVARSLVPKALEPYVTEMAQGSLGGVFVTSAVSTANGTRLSASDLANGADGALATSSSGSQYSGSRVETPVSYVGEEDEDEDFHEDEEED, translated from the exons ATGGCAAAAGAT GCCGGTCTAATTGAAGCCAACGGGGAACTCAAGGTCTTCATAGACCAGAACCTTAGTCCTGGAAAAG GTGTGGTGTCCTTAGTGGCTGTCCATCCCTCCACAGTAAACACGCTTGGGAAGCAGCTCTTGCCAAAAACGTTCGGACAGTCCAATGTCAACATCGCTCAGCAAGTG GTAATTGGTACGCCTCAGAGACCTGCAGCGCCAAACACTATCGTGGTAGGAAGCCCACACACCCCTAACACTCACTTTGTCTCCCAGAACCAGCCTTCAGACCCCTCACCTTGGTCTGCCGG GAAGCGTAACAGGAAAGGGGAGAAGAACGGTAAGGGGCTGAGGCATTTCTCCATGAAGGTCTGCGAGAAGGTGCAGCGGAAGGGGACCACGTCCTACAACGAGGTGGCGGATGAGCTGGTGGCAGAGTTCAGTGCTGCCGACAACCACATCTTACCGAACGAGTCG GCCTACGACCAGAAGAACATCAGACGGCGCGTCTACGACGCCCTGAACGTGCTGATGGCCATGAACATCATCTccaaggagaagaaggagatCAGGTGGATCGGCCTGCCCACCAACTCCGCCCAGGAGTGTCAGAACCTGGAG gtggagagacagagaaggctgGAAAGAATAAAGCAGAAGCAGTCGCAGCTCCAGGAACTTATCCTGCAG CAAATCGCCTTTAAGAACCTGGTGCAGAGGAACCGCCAGGCGGAGCAGCAGGCCAGCCGGCCGCCCCCCGCCAACTCCGTCATCCACCTGCCTTTCATCATCGTGAACACCAGCAAGAAGACGGTCATCGACTGCAGCATTTCCAACGACAA GTTTGAGTACCTGTTTAATTTTGACAACACGTTTGAAATCCACGATGACATTGAGGTGCTGAAGCGCATGGGGATGGCCTGCGGCCTGGAGTCCGGGAGCTGCTCCGCCGACGACCTGAAGGTGGCGAGAAGTTTGGTGCCGAAGGCGCTGGAACCCTACGTGACAG aaaTGGCTCAGGGATCACTCGGCGGTGTCTTTGTCACGTCGGCAGTTTCAACTGCCAACGGCACAAGGCTCTCTGCCAG TGACCTGGCCAACGGCGCGGACGGGGCGCTGGCCACGAGCTCCAGCGGGTCGCAGTACAGCGGGTCGCGGGTGGAGACGCCCGTGTCGTACGTCGGGGAGGAGGACGAGGACGAGGACTTCCacgaggacgaggaggaggactGA
- the TFDP1 gene encoding transcription factor Dp-1 isoform X5, which yields MKVCEKVQRKGTTSYNEVADELVAEFSAADNHILPNESAYDQKNIRRRVYDALNVLMAMNIISKEKKEIRWIGLPTNSAQECQNLEVERQRRLERIKQKQSQLQELILQQIAFKNLVQRNRQAEQQASRPPPANSVIHLPFIIVNTSKKTVIDCSISNDKFEYLFNFDNTFEIHDDIEVLKRMGMACGLESGSCSADDLKVARSLVPKALEPYVTEMAQGSLGGVFVTSAVSTANGTRLSARWFPVTRKAATSSLMAQFSTLPGLVARLAFPDVGLLCRRAASVNTSESDLANGADGALATSSSGSQYSGSRVETPVSYVGEEDEDEDFHEDEEED from the exons ATGAAGGTCTGCGAGAAGGTGCAGCGGAAGGGGACCACGTCCTACAACGAGGTGGCGGATGAGCTGGTGGCAGAGTTCAGTGCTGCCGACAACCACATCTTACCGAACGAGTCG GCCTACGACCAGAAGAACATCAGACGGCGCGTCTACGACGCCCTGAACGTGCTGATGGCCATGAACATCATCTccaaggagaagaaggagatCAGGTGGATCGGCCTGCCCACCAACTCCGCCCAGGAGTGTCAGAACCTGGAG gtggagagacagagaaggctgGAAAGAATAAAGCAGAAGCAGTCGCAGCTCCAGGAACTTATCCTGCAG CAAATCGCCTTTAAGAACCTGGTGCAGAGGAACCGCCAGGCGGAGCAGCAGGCCAGCCGGCCGCCCCCCGCCAACTCCGTCATCCACCTGCCTTTCATCATCGTGAACACCAGCAAGAAGACGGTCATCGACTGCAGCATTTCCAACGACAA GTTTGAGTACCTGTTTAATTTTGACAACACGTTTGAAATCCACGATGACATTGAGGTGCTGAAGCGCATGGGGATGGCCTGCGGCCTGGAGTCCGGGAGCTGCTCCGCCGACGACCTGAAGGTGGCGAGAAGTTTGGTGCCGAAGGCGCTGGAACCCTACGTGACAG aaaTGGCTCAGGGATCACTCGGCGGTGTCTTTGTCACGTCGGCAGTTTCAACTGCCAACGGCACAAGGCTCTCTGCCAG GTGGTTCCCAGTTACAAGAAAAGCTGCAACGAGCAGCCTGATGGCTCAGTTTTCCACCCTTCCTGGCTTGGTCGCCAGGCTGGCTTTCCCAGATGTGGGATTACTTTGTCGAAGAGCAGCGTCAGTAAATACCAGTGAAAG TGACCTGGCCAACGGCGCGGACGGGGCGCTGGCCACGAGCTCCAGCGGGTCGCAGTACAGCGGGTCGCGGGTGGAGACGCCCGTGTCGTACGTCGGGGAGGAGGACGAGGACGAGGACTTCCacgaggacgaggaggaggactGA
- the TFDP1 gene encoding transcription factor Dp-1 isoform X3 produces MAKDAGLIEANGELKVFIDQNLSPGKGVVSLVAVHPSTVNTLGKQLLPKTFGQSNVNIAQQVVIGTPQRPAAPNTIVVGSPHTPNTHFVSQNQPSDPSPWSAGKRNRKGEKNGKGLRHFSMKVCEKVQRKGTTSYNEVADELVAEFSAADNHILPNESAYDQKNIRRRVYDALNVLMAMNIISKEKKEIRWIGLPTNSAQECQNLEVERQRRLERIKQKQSQLQELILQQIAFKNLVQRNRQAEQQASRPPPANSVIHLPFIIVNTSKKTVIDCSISNDKFEYLFNFDNTFEIHDDIEVLKRMGMACGLESGSCSADDLKVARSLVPKALEPYVTEMAQGSLGGVFVTSAVSTANGTRLSARWFPVTRKAATSSLMAQFSTLPGLVARLAFPDVGLLCRRAASVNTSES; encoded by the exons ATGGCAAAAGAT GCCGGTCTAATTGAAGCCAACGGGGAACTCAAGGTCTTCATAGACCAGAACCTTAGTCCTGGAAAAG GTGTGGTGTCCTTAGTGGCTGTCCATCCCTCCACAGTAAACACGCTTGGGAAGCAGCTCTTGCCAAAAACGTTCGGACAGTCCAATGTCAACATCGCTCAGCAAGTG GTAATTGGTACGCCTCAGAGACCTGCAGCGCCAAACACTATCGTGGTAGGAAGCCCACACACCCCTAACACTCACTTTGTCTCCCAGAACCAGCCTTCAGACCCCTCACCTTGGTCTGCCGG GAAGCGTAACAGGAAAGGGGAGAAGAACGGTAAGGGGCTGAGGCATTTCTCCATGAAGGTCTGCGAGAAGGTGCAGCGGAAGGGGACCACGTCCTACAACGAGGTGGCGGATGAGCTGGTGGCAGAGTTCAGTGCTGCCGACAACCACATCTTACCGAACGAGTCG GCCTACGACCAGAAGAACATCAGACGGCGCGTCTACGACGCCCTGAACGTGCTGATGGCCATGAACATCATCTccaaggagaagaaggagatCAGGTGGATCGGCCTGCCCACCAACTCCGCCCAGGAGTGTCAGAACCTGGAG gtggagagacagagaaggctgGAAAGAATAAAGCAGAAGCAGTCGCAGCTCCAGGAACTTATCCTGCAG CAAATCGCCTTTAAGAACCTGGTGCAGAGGAACCGCCAGGCGGAGCAGCAGGCCAGCCGGCCGCCCCCCGCCAACTCCGTCATCCACCTGCCTTTCATCATCGTGAACACCAGCAAGAAGACGGTCATCGACTGCAGCATTTCCAACGACAA GTTTGAGTACCTGTTTAATTTTGACAACACGTTTGAAATCCACGATGACATTGAGGTGCTGAAGCGCATGGGGATGGCCTGCGGCCTGGAGTCCGGGAGCTGCTCCGCCGACGACCTGAAGGTGGCGAGAAGTTTGGTGCCGAAGGCGCTGGAACCCTACGTGACAG aaaTGGCTCAGGGATCACTCGGCGGTGTCTTTGTCACGTCGGCAGTTTCAACTGCCAACGGCACAAGGCTCTCTGCCAG GTGGTTCCCAGTTACAAGAAAAGCTGCAACGAGCAGCCTGATGGCTCAGTTTTCCACCCTTCCTGGCTTGGTCGCCAGGCTGGCTTTCCCAGATGTGGGATTACTTTGTCGAAGAGCAGCGTCAGTAAATACCAGTGAAAG CTGA
- the TFDP1 gene encoding transcription factor Dp-1 isoform X4 has protein sequence MSTSLSKWKRNRKGEKNGKGLRHFSMKVCEKVQRKGTTSYNEVADELVAEFSAADNHILPNESAYDQKNIRRRVYDALNVLMAMNIISKEKKEIRWIGLPTNSAQECQNLEVERQRRLERIKQKQSQLQELILQQIAFKNLVQRNRQAEQQASRPPPANSVIHLPFIIVNTSKKTVIDCSISNDKFEYLFNFDNTFEIHDDIEVLKRMGMACGLESGSCSADDLKVARSLVPKALEPYVTEMAQGSLGGVFVTSAVSTANGTRLSARWFPVTRKAATSSLMAQFSTLPGLVARLAFPDVGLLCRRAASVNTSESDLANGADGALATSSSGSQYSGSRVETPVSYVGEEDEDEDFHEDEEED, from the exons ATGTCAACATCGCTCAGCAAGTG GAAGCGTAACAGGAAAGGGGAGAAGAACGGTAAGGGGCTGAGGCATTTCTCCATGAAGGTCTGCGAGAAGGTGCAGCGGAAGGGGACCACGTCCTACAACGAGGTGGCGGATGAGCTGGTGGCAGAGTTCAGTGCTGCCGACAACCACATCTTACCGAACGAGTCG GCCTACGACCAGAAGAACATCAGACGGCGCGTCTACGACGCCCTGAACGTGCTGATGGCCATGAACATCATCTccaaggagaagaaggagatCAGGTGGATCGGCCTGCCCACCAACTCCGCCCAGGAGTGTCAGAACCTGGAG gtggagagacagagaaggctgGAAAGAATAAAGCAGAAGCAGTCGCAGCTCCAGGAACTTATCCTGCAG CAAATCGCCTTTAAGAACCTGGTGCAGAGGAACCGCCAGGCGGAGCAGCAGGCCAGCCGGCCGCCCCCCGCCAACTCCGTCATCCACCTGCCTTTCATCATCGTGAACACCAGCAAGAAGACGGTCATCGACTGCAGCATTTCCAACGACAA GTTTGAGTACCTGTTTAATTTTGACAACACGTTTGAAATCCACGATGACATTGAGGTGCTGAAGCGCATGGGGATGGCCTGCGGCCTGGAGTCCGGGAGCTGCTCCGCCGACGACCTGAAGGTGGCGAGAAGTTTGGTGCCGAAGGCGCTGGAACCCTACGTGACAG aaaTGGCTCAGGGATCACTCGGCGGTGTCTTTGTCACGTCGGCAGTTTCAACTGCCAACGGCACAAGGCTCTCTGCCAG GTGGTTCCCAGTTACAAGAAAAGCTGCAACGAGCAGCCTGATGGCTCAGTTTTCCACCCTTCCTGGCTTGGTCGCCAGGCTGGCTTTCCCAGATGTGGGATTACTTTGTCGAAGAGCAGCGTCAGTAAATACCAGTGAAAG TGACCTGGCCAACGGCGCGGACGGGGCGCTGGCCACGAGCTCCAGCGGGTCGCAGTACAGCGGGTCGCGGGTGGAGACGCCCGTGTCGTACGTCGGGGAGGAGGACGAGGACGAGGACTTCCacgaggacgaggaggaggactGA
- the TFDP1 gene encoding transcription factor Dp-1 isoform X1 has product MAKDAGLIEANGELKVFIDQNLSPGKGVVSLVAVHPSTVNTLGKQLLPKTFGQSNVNIAQQVVIGTPQRPAAPNTIVVGSPHTPNTHFVSQNQPSDPSPWSAGKRNRKGEKNGKGLRHFSMKVCEKVQRKGTTSYNEVADELVAEFSAADNHILPNESAYDQKNIRRRVYDALNVLMAMNIISKEKKEIRWIGLPTNSAQECQNLEVERQRRLERIKQKQSQLQELILQQIAFKNLVQRNRQAEQQASRPPPANSVIHLPFIIVNTSKKTVIDCSISNDKFEYLFNFDNTFEIHDDIEVLKRMGMACGLESGSCSADDLKVARSLVPKALEPYVTEMAQGSLGGVFVTSAVSTANGTRLSARWFPVTRKAATSSLMAQFSTLPGLVARLAFPDVGLLCRRAASVNTSESDLANGADGALATSSSGSQYSGSRVETPVSYVGEEDEDEDFHEDEEED; this is encoded by the exons ATGGCAAAAGAT GCCGGTCTAATTGAAGCCAACGGGGAACTCAAGGTCTTCATAGACCAGAACCTTAGTCCTGGAAAAG GTGTGGTGTCCTTAGTGGCTGTCCATCCCTCCACAGTAAACACGCTTGGGAAGCAGCTCTTGCCAAAAACGTTCGGACAGTCCAATGTCAACATCGCTCAGCAAGTG GTAATTGGTACGCCTCAGAGACCTGCAGCGCCAAACACTATCGTGGTAGGAAGCCCACACACCCCTAACACTCACTTTGTCTCCCAGAACCAGCCTTCAGACCCCTCACCTTGGTCTGCCGG GAAGCGTAACAGGAAAGGGGAGAAGAACGGTAAGGGGCTGAGGCATTTCTCCATGAAGGTCTGCGAGAAGGTGCAGCGGAAGGGGACCACGTCCTACAACGAGGTGGCGGATGAGCTGGTGGCAGAGTTCAGTGCTGCCGACAACCACATCTTACCGAACGAGTCG GCCTACGACCAGAAGAACATCAGACGGCGCGTCTACGACGCCCTGAACGTGCTGATGGCCATGAACATCATCTccaaggagaagaaggagatCAGGTGGATCGGCCTGCCCACCAACTCCGCCCAGGAGTGTCAGAACCTGGAG gtggagagacagagaaggctgGAAAGAATAAAGCAGAAGCAGTCGCAGCTCCAGGAACTTATCCTGCAG CAAATCGCCTTTAAGAACCTGGTGCAGAGGAACCGCCAGGCGGAGCAGCAGGCCAGCCGGCCGCCCCCCGCCAACTCCGTCATCCACCTGCCTTTCATCATCGTGAACACCAGCAAGAAGACGGTCATCGACTGCAGCATTTCCAACGACAA GTTTGAGTACCTGTTTAATTTTGACAACACGTTTGAAATCCACGATGACATTGAGGTGCTGAAGCGCATGGGGATGGCCTGCGGCCTGGAGTCCGGGAGCTGCTCCGCCGACGACCTGAAGGTGGCGAGAAGTTTGGTGCCGAAGGCGCTGGAACCCTACGTGACAG aaaTGGCTCAGGGATCACTCGGCGGTGTCTTTGTCACGTCGGCAGTTTCAACTGCCAACGGCACAAGGCTCTCTGCCAG GTGGTTCCCAGTTACAAGAAAAGCTGCAACGAGCAGCCTGATGGCTCAGTTTTCCACCCTTCCTGGCTTGGTCGCCAGGCTGGCTTTCCCAGATGTGGGATTACTTTGTCGAAGAGCAGCGTCAGTAAATACCAGTGAAAG TGACCTGGCCAACGGCGCGGACGGGGCGCTGGCCACGAGCTCCAGCGGGTCGCAGTACAGCGGGTCGCGGGTGGAGACGCCCGTGTCGTACGTCGGGGAGGAGGACGAGGACGAGGACTTCCacgaggacgaggaggaggactGA